Genomic DNA from bacterium:
GTCCGCCGCCTTTTGCAAACTCTCTTCTGAAATTTTTTATTTTCTCTTTTGAAATTCTTCCTTCAAGAAAAGCGCGAGCATAAATTCCCGGTGAAGCGTGTCCCTGGAAATAAATCTGGTCGCCGTCGTAACCTTCACCTTTTCCTCTGAAGAAATGATTGAAGCCGATCTCATACAAAGTTGCAGCACTTGCATAAGTTGAAATGTGTCCGCCGATTCCTTCTTCCATCTTGTTTGCATTCACAACCATCGCCATTGCATTCCAGCGGATGAGAGATTTTATTCTTCTTTCAATTTCCCTGTTGCCCGGGAAAGGCGGCTGCTTTTCTCTCGGGATTGTATTTATGTACGGAGTGTTTGCAGTGAAAGGAATCTGAACTCCGGCTTTGTGTGCACGTATCTGAAGCTGCTGTAAAAGTTCTCTAACTCTTTCAGGTCCGCCGTGTTCAAAGACATAATCGAGCGAGTAAAGCCACTCGCTGGTTTCTATTTCTTCAATTTCAGGATTTCGTTTATAATCCTTAGCCATAAATTTCCTTAGTTAGCTAATAAAAATGTTAGAATTCTGCTTAAAAAATGAATTTTACTGAATGTTTTAGCCAGAAATCGAGACGTCAAATTAATTGAATAACGAGTTAAATACAAGGTAGTGGAGGCAATTAAAAATTAACAATTAAAAATGAAAAATTAGAATTAACATCTTTTACTCTAAAGTGACTTTCTCACTTTAATTACTTAAGTTTCTGTTAAGTTAAATTTTGATGGAGCGTAAAATGCGAACCCTTAAAATATCTCTCTTGGTTTTTATTCTTTCGATTACTATATCTGCACAAAACTTTTGGCAGCAAACAAATGGACCTTACAGTGGTGCTGCAGTAAATGATTTTCTTCAATACGATGACAGTACAATTTTTCTTGCCACTGACGAAGGAATAATCCGATCTTTAGATAATGGTGAAACTTGGTCTAAAATTAATGGACAATATTTAGATGCAAAAATTAGATGTATTGCAAAAGATCATTTTGGTGTTTTATGGTTAAGCAACACTATATTTTCCCCTGGATTATTCAGATCAACCGACCAAGGTAATACTTGGCAATTTATCAATTATAACTACGCTGCAGATATTAAATATATTTTTATTCCTTATAAGGATACGATAATGTTAGGGACTTCTGATATGGGTATAATAAGAACATTCAACGGTGGAACTACTTGGAACCAAGTTAATAATGGACTTCAGTATCTGGGTGTTTATAAAATTATCTTGATTGCTGACGGGTCCATATTAGTCGGAAGTATTGGGGGAGGAGTTTACAAATCAACAAACTGGGGTGATTTGTGGATTGCTTCAAATACAGGTCTGCCAGCAAATTCTCAAGGACGTAGATATGCTCAATCCTTTTGTGAAATTAATCCGGGTCAAATTCTTACTGGCACTCCGTTAGGAATATACTTTTCGTCTGACTACGGAGAAACATGGACTTATAAGAATAACGGACTTAGCGAGATAACAGCAAGTTCCATTATTAAAGACACAAATAATTACATTTATGCGGGTATTGTATTTGGAGGTGGCGTTTATCGTTCCACCAATGGAGGCGACTATTGGTATCATCTAGGTTTAGGTTTAACTATAAATACACTAGGGTGGGACTCGGAATCTAGACTGAACGCTTGTAGTTCTAGTCAAGGATTATTCAGGTTTGTAAGTGAAGATTCAACCTGGTTTCAAGTTTATAACCAAAGCTATACACCTGTAGAAGTGGATAATTTATGGATTACTGATGGGGGGAACATAGTTGCAACCACACCCTGGTGGGGTCTTCAGTATACAACAAATAATGGTGAAAACTGGAAGAGATTAAATTATAATGGTCCAGGAACATTTTACGATATGGTAACAATAAATGATAGTACATTTATAGGCTCAGGTTCGGGACCTGCCTATTTAAGTAATGATACTGGTAATACATGGACTGAAACTGGACCTTATAGATCTTACGCTTCATTTTATGAACCAATAACTCAAACGGTTTATTTAGGAGGATATGATGAGTTTAATAGCATCTGGGGAATTTATAATTCAAGTGATTTTGGACAAAGTTGGACATTACTTCAAGATTTTCCAATCGCAGCTTATGTTCAAACAGTATTAGATATCTACGTGACGAGAAATAATCAAGTGATTCTAACTACCTTTAGATATACATATTACCCCAGTGGACAAATTTCCAGATTTTATAGATCTACTGATCATGGTCAATCATGGGAGATGATATACGAGAATCAGATTGATTTTATTACACACATTATCGAAGATGCAAATTCAACGCTATACGCACTAGTAGACACGAAACTTTTAATATCTGAAGACGGAGGCATTTCCTGGTTTACAAGAACGATTCCAGAATCAGACATGATAGTAGCTGATCATTCTGGTAGAATATATAGAAATGCCGGAATCGGTGTCCAGTATTCTTCAGATAAAGGTATAACATGGATTCCTGTAGATAATTCTGGTCTAAATAATTGGGTAAATGAAATGGCAATTAATCAAAATAATAGAATTTACTTAGCCACTACAAGTGGAGTTTATTTTGGTGAAGGAGATAGCATAGTTGTTTCTGTTGAAAATACCGAACCAGCGAAAACATTTTTCCTCTCCCAAAACTACCCCAACCCGTTTAATCCGGTTACGAAAATAAAATACAGCATACCGCAAGACGTAAGAGGTGAGAAGCAAGAAGTAATGTTAAAAATTTATGATGTGCTTGGAAGAGAAATTGCAACACTCGTTAACGAAGAAAAACCTGCCGGTGAGTATGAAGTTGAGTTTGATGGTTCTGCACTCCCAAGCGGGATTTATTTTTATCGACTAAAGGCTGGAGCCTTTTCGGAAACGAGGAAGATGGTTTTATTAAAGTAGTTAGAAGTTAGTAGGGGCGAGTCGGTGACTCGCCCTTTTTATTAGTGCCACAATTATTTTTTTCAAGTATTTGGTTCGATTTCAAGGTAGATTAGTTGTATTTACTTTGTAAATGATTTGGTTCTAATATTCTGCCAATGCCAATAACTTGCCGTAATTTCGATCCAAAGAATATGAGTCGATTGTTAGGCAAATTGTTAATATCTGCCTAGACAATGATTATACTTATATAGATTTGTATTTTCCCCTCCTGACCGAGGAGGGGACGAAAGGGAGGAGGGAGATTTTCACCACCCCGTCACTAAAGTGACACCCCTCCTCACAAGTTAGGAGGGGATAAGAATTAATATCACAACAAATTACTCGCAAGCTCAGCCAGCTCGCTACGTTCACCTTTTTCAAGATTTATGTGAGCATACAATTTCTGTCCTTTGAATCGATCAATCAAATAAGATAAACCATTTGATTGTCCATCGAGATAAGGATGATCTATCTGGTAAATATCTCCGGTGAAAACTAATTTCGATCCTTCACCTGCACGGGTGATAATAGTTTTTATTTCGTGCGGAGTTAGATTCTGTGCTTCATCAACTATAAAGAAAATTCTCTGCAAACTTCTTCCGCGAATATATGACAGCGGTTCAATGACAAGCTTTTCTTCTTTTATTAATGAATCGATCAACTGATGATTTTTATCTGTCTCCGGAAATTGATCCTGAATCACTTTTAAATTGTCCCACAAAGGAGTCATATACGGTGCAAGCTTGCTTTCAACATCACCGGGAAGAAAGCCGATATCTTTGTTGCTGAGTGGAACAATCGGTCTGGCAACAAAAATCTGCCGATAATATTTTCTTACATGAAGCGCACTAGCTAAAGCGAGTAAAGTTTTTCCTGTTCCTGCTTTTCCTGTCAATGAAACCAGCTGAATATCGTGATTCGTTAAAGCATCAACTGCAAAAGTTTGCTCTGCGTTTCGTGGAGTAATTCCATAAATAACGTTTTTATCGACTTTTCTTAAATGCTCTTTATTCTGATCAAGATTTGCAAGAACAGAACGGTTTCCATTCCGAAGGATAAAATATTTATTTGCTAAAGCTTCTCCATTCAATCTGTCCAGCAAAGGTTCTGCCGCAACTTCAAACGGCGGCTGGAAGAGTTCAATAATTTTATCATCGTCAAAATCTTCTATTACCTGCTTACCGCTGTATAATTCTTCAATACTTCCTATTCGGTCTGTTGTATAATCTTCAGCAGGAATGCCAAGTGCTTTAGCTTTCATCCGAAGGTTAACATCTTTAGTAACAAGAATAACAGTATTAGTTTCTTTGTACTTCTTCTGCCATTCGAGTGCAGTTCCAAGTATTCTATGATCGGGAGTATCTTCTTTGAATACTTCGCGAATCTCTTGTGAAATTCCGCGAGAAATAGCAATGCGCAATTGTCCACGACCTTCACCCATCGAAACGCCGCCGTTAAAAATATCCTGACCAGTAAGTGAATCAAGTGTGCGTGAGAATTCTCTTGCATTTAAGTTTATTACCTGGCTTCCTCTTTTGAATTGATCAAGTTCTTCCAGAACAGTCAGAGGAATTACAACATCATTTTCCTGGAATTGGTTTATGCACGAAGAATCGTGAAGGATGACGTTTGTATCCAGAATGAAAATTTTTGGTTTTTTACTCATTAAAGGTTAAATGAATGGTTTAAATGGAACTTACTTAATGAATTATTTTGTGCAGCAACTATGATTTGAACTATTGAGAGTATCTTCAAAAAAATATCTCTATTGTTAAGAACAGATTAATTTTCATTGCAATTATAATAAATCTTGATTTAAATAACATCCCGTCAGAATTAATCTATTATTAAAGTTTGTTAACAATTGTATGAGAAAACTACACAACTTATATTTGTCTCAAATTTTCTATTGAGTAGTGAGAGCAAGAGTTAAAATTTCAGATATTGTTTTACGAATAAATTTTTTATGAACCAGTCCGGTAATTGCCGGACTATTTTTTTGCTTTAAAGTGATATGTCGAACAAAAATGAAACGAAAGAGATGATATCTTTTCTGCCAGAGGCGGACAGGTAAAAAGATGTCATCTCTAAAAAGTAAAACAGCAAAATTAATTTTAGAAGACGGTTCCGAGTTTGAAGGAATCAGCTTTGGGTATGAAGGAAATACAAACGGGGAAGTAGTCTTCAATACCGGTATGGTTGGTTATCCGGAAACCTTAACTGATCCAAGCTATCGCGGACAAATTCTTGTCTGCACTTTTCCATTAATTGGCAACTATGGAATTCCTGACAGAGAAAAATCTAATGGAGTTTCAAAAAATTTTGAATCCGATTCCATTCATGTTCGTGGATTAATAGTTTCAAATTATTCAGATGAATATTCACACTGGAGTGCAAAAAGTTCACTTGGCGATTGGTTGAAGGATGAAAAAATTCCTGCGATCACTGGAATTGACACACGAATGCTTACAAGAAAACTGCGCGACAAGGGAACGATGCTTGGAAAGATAGTTATAGCTGAAAATGATAAAGTCGAAATTACTGATCCGAATGCTACAGATCTGGTAAAAGAAGTATCAGTAAAAGAACCTGTTGAGTATTCCGCCGGTAGTAAAAAAATAATTTTAGTTGATTGCGGAACTAAGAATAACATCATTCGTGCTTTTCTCGGAAGAAACATTTCCGTAATCCGTGTTCCATACGATTATGATTTTACATCAATCAAAGCAAACGGAATAATGCTTTCAAATGGCCCCGGTGATCCTAAGATGAATGTTGAAACTATTGAACATACAAAGAAAGCAATGGAGACAAATATTCCGATTCTTGGAATTTGTCTTGGTTCTCAAATACTTGCGCTTGCTGCAGGTGCTGATACTTACAAATTAAAATATGGTCATCGCGGGCACAATCAGCCATGCAATGAAATGGGAACAAAAAGATGTTACATAACTTCGCAGAATCATGGTTATGCAGTTAAGTCAGATACACTTCCGCAGGATTGGCGCGAGTGGTTTATTAATGATAATGATGGAACAAATGAAGGAATAATTCACATATCAAAACCATTTTTTGCAGCGCAGTTTCATCCTGAAGCTTCTCCGGGTCCGGATGACTGTGAGTTTATATTTGATATGTTTGTTAGAGCTCTCAAATAGTATTGTCATTCCGGAGGAGCGAAGCGACATCCGGAATCTAGATTCTGCTTTCGCAGGAATGACAGCATAGCTCTGGTTTTTTAATATTTAAAAGATGCTGGAACAAGCCTGCATGCCGGTTCAGCATGACAAGAAAGAGAACTGTCATCCTGAATTCATTTCAGGATCTGCGTTGGCCGGGTGATAAATCAGTATGAAAAACTATTATGTGTATATAATAACAAATAACTCAAAAACGCTTTATATCGGAGTGACCGATGATTTAATGAGGAGAGTATATGAACATAAAAATAAATTGATCGACGGCTTTACAAAAAAATACAATCTGACAAAGCTAGTTTACTTTGAAACTTTTAATAGAATTGAGGATGCAATTAGAAGAGAAAAGCAGTTGAAAAATTGGCATCGACAGTGGAAAGTAAATTTAATCGAATCAGTCAATAAGGACTGGGAAGATCTTTCTATGGAATTTGGAAACTGAGATGCTGAAACAAGTTCAGCATGACAGCCGCCAATGTCATCCTGAATTTATTTCAGGATCAGGATAAATTATGATGATAAAAAAACGAAAACCCAAAAAAGTATTAATCCTCGGCTCCGGTGCTTTGCAGATAGGGCAGGCTGGTGAGTTTGACTATTCCGGCTCGCAGGCAATTAAAGCATTAAAGGAAGACGGAATAACTTCCATCCTTATAAATCCGAACATCGCAACGATTCAAACTTCAGAAAACTTTGCTGACAAAGTTTACTTCATTCCAATCACTGCTGAGTTTGTTGAACGTGTAATCGAGAAAGAACAGCCGGACAGCATTCTGCTACAGTTTGGTGGACAGACTGCGTTGAATGTTGGTGTTCAGTTATTTGATAAAGGGATTCTCGAAAAGCATAATGTTCAAGTGCTCGGAACTCCTGTTGAAGCTATTAAGGATACAGAAGATAGACTTTTGTTTGCAAATAAGTGTACTGAAATCGGTTTGAAAGTTGCTCGAAGTAAAACAGCAAAGAGTGTCGACGAAGCAAACAGGGTTGCAAATGAAATTGGTTTTCCTGTGATGGTGAGAATCGCTTATGCACTTGGCGGACTTGGTTCAGGAATAGTCAATAATGAAAAAGAGTTAAAAGAAAAAGCAGAAAAAGCATTCCGATATACAAATCAAATCTTGATCGAAGAATCACTCTATGGCTGGAAAGAAGTTGAGTACGAAATTGTGCGTGATAAATATGACAACTGCATTACAACCTGCTCGATGGAAAATATTGACCCGATGGGAATTCACACCGGTGACAGCGTTGTTATTGCTCCGGTTCAAACTCTTTCCGCACAGGAAAATTTCAAGCTTCGCTCGATAGGAATAAAATTAATTAGACATATCGGAGTGATCGGTGAATGCAATATCCAATATGCTCTTGATCCAAACTCAGATGATTACAGAATTATCGAAGTCAACGCTCGACTCAGCAGAAGTTCTGCACTTGCATCAAAAGCAACTGGCTATCCTCTAGCATTTATAGCAACAAAGCTTGCACTTGGTTATGCACTCAACGAAGTTGAAAACAGTATTACACAGGAAACTTCTGCATGTTTTGAGCCTGCACTAGATTATGTTGCGCTGAAATTTCCAAGATGGGATCTGCAGAAATTCCAGCAGGTTAGTACTCAGCTTGGTTCTGAAATGAAATCTGTTGGTGAAGTGATGTCACTCGGAAGAAGCTTTGAGGAAATTCTTCAAAAAGCGATCAGAATGCTTGATGTAGGTCTTAAAGGTCTTGTCTGCAATGATCTAAAGTTTGCTGATCTTGATAAAGAATTATCGCAACCAACTGACAAAAGAATTTTTGCAATTGCTGTTGCTTTGCAGAATGGTTACTCAATTGAGAAGATTCATCAGCTGACAAAGATTACTCCCTGGTTCCTTCATAAAATGAAAAACATTGTCGAAACTGAATTGAAGTTGAAACAATCCGCCGTCGGCGGATCGAATGAAATTGATCCTACTTTAATGAAAGAAGCAAAGCAAAATGGATTTTCGGATTTGCAGATAGCTGAGTTAATCGGCTCAACAGAAAATGAAGTCCGTGGAAAAAGAAAATCACTTGGTGTTTTCCCTGTTGTAAAACAAATCGATACCATGGCTGCAGAATATCCGGCACAAACAAATTATCTCTACTTGACTTATCACGGAAACGAGCACGATATCTCAGTGGGAGAGAAAAACCAAATAGCGGTCATCGGAAGTGGTGCTTATCGTATTGGTTCGTCAGTTGAGTTTGATTGGTGCTGCGTTACAGCTGTTAATGGAATTAATAACAGCGGCTACAAATCCATAATGATTAATTGTAATCCGGAAACCGTTAGCACAGATTATGATATTTGCGACAAACTTTACTTCGAACAGCTTACTTTAGAAAGAGTTCTCGACATTTGTGATTTGGAAAATCCAGAAGGTGTTATTGTTTCAATGGGTGGACAAGTTCCGAATAATCTTGCAATGAAGCTTCACAATGCAGGTGTAAAAATAATCGGCACTTCTCCAATCCAGATTGATAACGCAGAAAGCAGACACAAGTTTTCGCAAATACTTGATAAGCTTGAGATAGACCAGCCGGAATGGAGTGAAGTTACAACTCTTGATGAAGCGAAAAAGTTTTCAGCGAAGGTTGGCTATCCGGTTTTAATAAGACCAAGTTATGTTCTTAGCGGTGCAGCGATGAGTATTGTTTTGACCGAAGATGAACTTGAAACTTATCTGGTAAAAGCAACTGAGCTGAACAGGGAACACCCTGTTGTCATCAGCAAGTTTATCACAGACGCACGCGAAATTGAGATAGATGCTGTCTCTGATCACGGAGAACTTTTCTGTTATGCAATTGCTGAGCACGTAGAGAATGCAGGAGTTCATTCGGGTGATGCAACAATAGTGCTTCCTCCGCAGAGAACGTATCTTGAAACAATGAGAAGAATAAAAATCATCACAAAGAAAATTGCGAAAGAGTTTGAAATAAACGGACCATTCAACATTCAGTTTATTGCAAAAGATAATGATGTGAAAGTAATTGAATGCAACCTTCGTGCATCACGAAGCTTTCCTTTTGTTTCAAAAACTTTGAAGATAAACTTTATTGATATTGCGACACGAATTATGCTTGGTGAAAAAGTAGCGAAGATAGATAAATCATCTTTCGATCTTGATTATGTCGGAGTGAAAGCATCACAATTTTCTTTTACAAGATTGAAAGGCTCCGATCCTGTTACAGGAGTTGAGATGTCTTCAACAGGAGAAGTTGCTTGTCTTGGTGATGATTTCAATGAAGCATTTCTGAAATCTGTTTTATCAACCGGACAAAAAATTCCACGGAAAGCTGCTCTTCTTTCAACAGGAACTCCAAAAAACAAAGCTGAACTTCTGGAAGACATCATTGCACTGAAAAAAATGGGATTGAAATTCTACGGAACAAAAGGAACATCAGACTACTACAAGTTGAATGGGATTGATGTTGAAGTTCTTTACCGACCTTTTGATGAAAAAGAACCATCGATATTAACTTATCTTGGTAATGGTGAAATTGATATGGTAATTAATATTCCAAAGACCGCAGAGAAAGTCGAGCTTGATAGTGATTATATTATCCGCAGGAAAGCAGTTGATTTAAACATTCCTCTTTTCACAAACGTACAGGCAACAAAAAGATTTATAAAAGCACTTCAGCAATTCACAACGGATACACTACCAGTTAAAAGTTGGGATGAGTATCAGTAAACTATAACTGACGTTAATAATTAATTAGAATTTCAAATTAGATTAAAAACAAAAATTATTTTAATAACTAAGGAGCTAATATGAAAATCGGAATTCTCGGAACCGGTGTCGTCGGACAAACTATTACTGAAAAATTATCACAGCTTGGTCATCAGGTAATGATCGGAACAAGAGATAAGCAATTAACGCTTGCTAAAACCGGAAAAGATAATTTTGGCAGACCGCCAGTCAGTGAATGGCTGAAAAATAATTCAAAAGTTCAGCTTGGGACTTATTCAGAAGCTGCATCATACGGAGAGTTTCTCGTCAATGCAACAAGCGGTACAGGTTCTTTGGATGCGCTTAAATTAGCGGGTGAAAATAATCTTACTAATAAAGTTTTACTGGATATTTCTAATCCGCTTGATTTTTCAAAAGGGATGCCGCCGACTTTAACAATCTGCAACACTGATTCGCTGGGTGAATTGATTCAAAGAACATTTCCAAATTTAAAGGTTGTGAAAAGCCTAAATACATTAACCGCTTACCTGATGGTGAATCCAAAACTTCTGCCGGAGCCAACAAATATTTTTTTGAATGGAAATGATACAGGCGCAAAAAACGAAGTTAGAAATCTCTTAACTACTTTCGGTTGGAACGAAAAAGATATAATAGATATGGGAGATATTACAACTGCCAGAGGAACAGAGCAAATTCTTCCTATCTGGGTAAGATTATGGGGAACTCTTCAAACTCCGATGTTTAACTTTAAAATTGTTGTGGGTAAGTAAAATAAATTTAAAGGATTTTTATTTGAACCGAATGGGCTGATTATTATATCAGCCCAATTTCATTAGAGCAAT
This window encodes:
- the carB gene encoding carbamoyl-phosphate synthase (glutamine-hydrolyzing) large subunit is translated as MIKKRKPKKVLILGSGALQIGQAGEFDYSGSQAIKALKEDGITSILINPNIATIQTSENFADKVYFIPITAEFVERVIEKEQPDSILLQFGGQTALNVGVQLFDKGILEKHNVQVLGTPVEAIKDTEDRLLFANKCTEIGLKVARSKTAKSVDEANRVANEIGFPVMVRIAYALGGLGSGIVNNEKELKEKAEKAFRYTNQILIEESLYGWKEVEYEIVRDKYDNCITTCSMENIDPMGIHTGDSVVIAPVQTLSAQENFKLRSIGIKLIRHIGVIGECNIQYALDPNSDDYRIIEVNARLSRSSALASKATGYPLAFIATKLALGYALNEVENSITQETSACFEPALDYVALKFPRWDLQKFQQVSTQLGSEMKSVGEVMSLGRSFEEILQKAIRMLDVGLKGLVCNDLKFADLDKELSQPTDKRIFAIAVALQNGYSIEKIHQLTKITPWFLHKMKNIVETELKLKQSAVGGSNEIDPTLMKEAKQNGFSDLQIAELIGSTENEVRGKRKSLGVFPVVKQIDTMAAEYPAQTNYLYLTYHGNEHDISVGEKNQIAVIGSGAYRIGSSVEFDWCCVTAVNGINNSGYKSIMINCNPETVSTDYDICDKLYFEQLTLERVLDICDLENPEGVIVSMGGQVPNNLAMKLHNAGVKIIGTSPIQIDNAESRHKFSQILDKLEIDQPEWSEVTTLDEAKKFSAKVGYPVLIRPSYVLSGAAMSIVLTEDELETYLVKATELNREHPVVISKFITDAREIEIDAVSDHGELFCYAIAEHVENAGVHSGDATIVLPPQRTYLETMRRIKIITKKIAKEFEINGPFNIQFIAKDNDVKVIECNLRASRSFPFVSKTLKINFIDIATRIMLGEKVAKIDKSSFDLDYVGVKASQFSFTRLKGSDPVTGVEMSSTGEVACLGDDFNEAFLKSVLSTGQKIPRKAALLSTGTPKNKAELLEDIIALKKMGLKFYGTKGTSDYYKLNGIDVEVLYRPFDEKEPSILTYLGNGEIDMVINIPKTAEKVELDSDYIIRRKAVDLNIPLFTNVQATKRFIKALQQFTTDTLPVKSWDEYQ
- a CDS encoding PhoH family protein codes for the protein MSKKPKIFILDTNVILHDSSCINQFQENDVVIPLTVLEELDQFKRGSQVINLNAREFSRTLDSLTGQDIFNGGVSMGEGRGQLRIAISRGISQEIREVFKEDTPDHRILGTALEWQKKYKETNTVILVTKDVNLRMKAKALGIPAEDYTTDRIGSIEELYSGKQVIEDFDDDKIIELFQPPFEVAAEPLLDRLNGEALANKYFILRNGNRSVLANLDQNKEHLRKVDKNVIYGITPRNAEQTFAVDALTNHDIQLVSLTGKAGTGKTLLALASALHVRKYYRQIFVARPIVPLSNKDIGFLPGDVESKLAPYMTPLWDNLKVIQDQFPETDKNHQLIDSLIKEEKLVIEPLSYIRGRSLQRIFFIVDEAQNLTPHEIKTIITRAGEGSKLVFTGDIYQIDHPYLDGQSNGLSYLIDRFKGQKLYAHINLEKGERSELAELASNLL
- a CDS encoding GIY-YIG nuclease family protein, whose protein sequence is MKNYYVYIITNNSKTLYIGVTDDLMRRVYEHKNKLIDGFTKKYNLTKLVYFETFNRIEDAIRREKQLKNWHRQWKVNLIESVNKDWEDLSMEFGN
- a CDS encoding T9SS type A sorting domain-containing protein, coding for MIYENQIDFITHIIEDANSTLYALVDTKLLISEDGGISWFTRTIPESDMIVADHSGRIYRNAGIGVQYSSDKGITWIPVDNSGLNNWVNEMAINQNNRIYLATTSGVYFGEGDSIVVSVENTEPAKTFFLSQNYPNPFNPVTKIKYSIPQDVRGEKQEVMLKIYDVLGREIATLVNEEKPAGEYEVEFDGSALPSGIYFYRLKAGAFSETRKMVLLK
- a CDS encoding NAD(P)-binding domain-containing protein, encoding MKIGILGTGVVGQTITEKLSQLGHQVMIGTRDKQLTLAKTGKDNFGRPPVSEWLKNNSKVQLGTYSEAASYGEFLVNATSGTGSLDALKLAGENNLTNKVLLDISNPLDFSKGMPPTLTICNTDSLGELIQRTFPNLKVVKSLNTLTAYLMVNPKLLPEPTNIFLNGNDTGAKNEVRNLLTTFGWNEKDIIDMGDITTARGTEQILPIWVRLWGTLQTPMFNFKIVVGK
- the carA gene encoding glutamine-hydrolyzing carbamoyl-phosphate synthase small subunit, whose protein sequence is MSSLKSKTAKLILEDGSEFEGISFGYEGNTNGEVVFNTGMVGYPETLTDPSYRGQILVCTFPLIGNYGIPDREKSNGVSKNFESDSIHVRGLIVSNYSDEYSHWSAKSSLGDWLKDEKIPAITGIDTRMLTRKLRDKGTMLGKIVIAENDKVEITDPNATDLVKEVSVKEPVEYSAGSKKIILVDCGTKNNIIRAFLGRNISVIRVPYDYDFTSIKANGIMLSNGPGDPKMNVETIEHTKKAMETNIPILGICLGSQILALAAGADTYKLKYGHRGHNQPCNEMGTKRCYITSQNHGYAVKSDTLPQDWREWFINDNDGTNEGIIHISKPFFAAQFHPEASPGPDDCEFIFDMFVRALK